A window of the Roseburia sp. 831b genome harbors these coding sequences:
- a CDS encoding helix-turn-helix domain-containing protein: MGYGKNLKQALDDKGMTVRDLCRQTDISPTTIYSIIQRDSSVRYDFALRIANVLDIDIKLICKDNPFEQGEELPAFPDNLNGLLDASQIKRYANNMMLPLLSLCGRDELTKLHELMSDYYVLNDEGRKQMFTMMDMLKNTYTDSERKKALKSIKK; this comes from the coding sequence ATGGGATATGGAAAAAATTTAAAACAAGCACTTGATGATAAAGGAATGACCGTACGTGATTTATGTCGCCAAACGGATATTAGTCCAACTACGATTTATTCAATTATTCAGCGAGATTCTTCTGTACGATACGATTTCGCATTGAGAATCGCCAATGTATTAGATATTGATATTAAACTGATTTGCAAGGATAACCCTTTTGAGCAAGGCGAGGAACTCCCTGCGTTTCCGGACAACTTGAACGGACTCTTGGATGCTAGCCAAATTAAACGCTACGCAAATAACATGATGCTCCCATTACTCTCTCTTTGTGGCAGAGATGAATTGACGAAGCTGCATGAACTTATGTCTGATTACTACGTTCTCAATGATGAGGGACGTAAGCAAATGTTTACTATGATGGATATGTTAAAGAATACCTATACGGATTCAGAACGTAAAAAAGCTCTGAAAAGCATAAAAAAATAG